Proteins from one Malaya genurostris strain Urasoe2022 chromosome 2, Malgen_1.1, whole genome shotgun sequence genomic window:
- the LOC131432492 gene encoding uncharacterized protein LOC131432492 yields MLEMNFDSTEEVTKKIKSMRDTYTSEKIRINKSKKSDAGIDDVHEPRLYWFAVADAFLSKCNPRKSSNNLDVCTGLKESSAVDDFLENKISNECSYERAPSSEDAQDKLTFEPARVPKKMRTHQENVPNHIQSAIIKLEEIRKASTVSDEFHHFGQTIAFQLRNMPKLNAYVLPDRIQRMVSEERIKYECERANCESSLLSQSISYNPPNLDPFTNMKEQTSGLIRTEKVLQVENASEEIHDDNSSFSFTNEMDASFITNLVSCEMDGSICAEEQIDHERSGTSVYETKQSNSEGFNNTLSQVMYLTFQGH; encoded by the exons ATGCTAGAAATGAACTTTGATTCCACTGAAGAAgtcaccaaaaaaattaaatcaatgcGTGACACGTATACGTCCGAGAAAATACgaataaacaaatcgaaaaaatctGATGCCGGAATTGACGATGTTCACGAACCCAGGCTCTACTGGTTTGCTGTTGCCGATGCTTTTTTGTCGAAATGTAACCCTCGGAAATCCAGTAACAATTTG GATGTGTGTACAGGTCTGAAGGAGTCGAGTGCTGTTGATGAC TtccttgaaaataaaatatctaaCGAGTGTTCATATGAAAGAGCTCCATCATCCGAGGATGCACAGGATAAATTGACATTCGAGCCGGCACGAGTTCCAAAAAAAATGAGAACACATCAAGAAAATGTGCCGAATCATATTCAGTCGGCCATAATAAAGCTGGAAGAAATAAGAAAAGCGTCAACTGTGTCAGACGAATTTCATCATTTTGGGCAAACTATTGCATTTCAGTTAAGAAACATGCCTAAGCTAAACGCATACGTTTTGCCAGATCGAATACAAAGGATGGTTAGCGAAGAAAGGATTAAGTACGAATGTGAAAGAGCTAATTGTGAAAGCTCGCTGCTATCACAATCTATCAGTTATAACCCACCCAATCTCGATCCATTCACGAATATGAAAGAGCAAACTTCGGGTTTGATACGCACTGAAAAAGTGTTACAGGTAGAGAACGCTTCCGAGGAAATACATGACGATAATTCATCATTTTCTTTCACTAATGAAATGGATGCCAGCTTTATAACAAACTTAGTGTCTTGCGAAATGGATGGATCAATTTGTGCAGAAGAACAAATTGACCACGAAAGATCGGGTACTTCTGTTTATGAAACAAAACAGTCGAACTCAGAAGGATTTAATAATACACTTTCACAG GTGATGTATCTCACTTTCCAGGGACACTGA